From Rhodamnia argentea isolate NSW1041297 chromosome 10, ASM2092103v1, whole genome shotgun sequence, a single genomic window includes:
- the LOC115747607 gene encoding aconitate hydratase, cytoplasmic, whose protein sequence is MFITSASASASSLLRASRARLCGSLSSASRTLAAQSPHSPLPSANQCRSLSFSSAVRSLRCSVPRWSHGVEWRSPASLRPQIRAVAPVIERLQRKFATMASENPFKGILTTLPKAGGGDFGKFYSLPALNDPRIGKLPYSIRILLESAIRNCDNFQVTKEDVEKIIDWENTSPKQVEIPFKPARVLLQDFTGVPAVVDLACMRDAMNKLGSDSNKINPLVPVDLVIDHSVQVDVARSENAVQVNMEREFQRNNERFAFLKWGSTAFRNMLVVPPGSGIVHQVNLEYLGRVVFNTDGILYPDSVVGTDSHTTMIDGLGVAGWGVGGIEAEAAMLGQPMSMVLPGVVGFKLSGKLRDGVTATDLVLTVTQMLRKHGVVGKFVEFYGDGMGELSLADRATIANMSPEYGATMGFFPVDHVTLQYLKLTGRSDETVAMIEAYLRENKMFVDYNEPQQERVYSSYLELNLVDVEPCISGPKRPHDRVPLKDMKADWHSCLDNKVGFKGFAVPKESQDKVTKFSFHGQPAELKHGSVVIAAITSCTNTSNPSVMLGAALVAKKACELGLQVKPWIKTSLAPGSGVVTKYLLKSGLQKYLNEQGFNIVGYGCTTCIGNSGDLDESVGSAISENDIIAAAVLSGNRNFEGRVHPLTRANYLASPPLVVAYALAGTVDIDFDKEPIGTGKDGKSVYFKDIWPSTEEIAQVVQSSVLPEMFKSTYEAITKGNPMWNQLSVPATTMYKWDPNSTYIHEPPYFKDMTMDPPGAHGVKEAYCLLNFGDSITTDHISPAGSIHKDSPAAKYLLERGVDRKDFNSYGSRRGNDEVMARGTFANIRIVNKLLNGEVGPRTVHIPTGEKLYVFDAAMKYKAAGHDTIVLAGAEYGSGSSRDWAAKGPMLLGVKAVIAKSFERIHRSNLVGMGIVPLCFKAGEDADTLGLTGHERYTIDLPSNITEIRPGQDVTVTTDTGKSFTCTARFDTEVELAYFNHGGILPYVIRNLINQ, encoded by the exons ATGTTTATAACGAGCGCCTCGGCTTCGGCTTCTTCGCTCCTTCGAGCTTCCAGGGCACGCCTGTGCGGTTCTCTCTCCTCTGCCTCCAGGACCTTGGCTGCTCAGAGCCCGCACTCTCCCTTGCCTTCGGCCAATCAGTGTCGATCGCTCAGCTTCTCCTCCGCGGTCCGATCTCTCCGGTGCTCGGTGCCGCGGTGGAGCCACGGTGTCGAGTGGAGGTCGCCCGCAAGTCTTCGCCCTCAGATCAGAGCCGTCGCTCCCGTGATCGAGCGCCTTCAGAGGAAGTTCGCCACTATGG CTTCGGAGAATCCTTTCAAGGGGATCTTAACTACTCTACCAAAGGCAGGAGGTGGcgattttggaaaattttacaGCCTTCCTGCTCTAAATGATCCGAGGATTG GCAAGTTGCCATACTCTATCAGAATCCTTCTCGAATCTGCTATCCGTAATTGCGACAACTTCCAAGTTACAAAAGAGGATGTCGAGAAAATTATTGACTGGGAAAATACTTCTCCAAAGCAAGTTGAAATTCCTTTTAAGCCAGCTCGTGTTCTCTTGCAG GATTTTACTGGCGTGCCTGCAGTCGTGGATCTTGCATGCATGCGTGATGCCATGAACAAACTTGGCAGTGATTCAAATAAGATCAATCCCTTG gtTCCTGTGGACCTCGTCATTGATCATTCAGTCCAAGTTGATGTCGCAAGGTCAGAAAATGCTGTTCAGGTAAATATGGAGCGTGAATTCCAGAGAAACAACGAGAGATTTGCTTTCCTGAAATGGGGGTCCACTGCTTTTCGCAACATGCTTGTTGTTCCTCCTGGCTCTGGTATTGTGCATCAG GTCAACCTTGAATATCTGGGAAGGGTGGTTTTCAACACTGATGGCATACTTTATCCTGATAGCGTTGTTGGAACTGATTCCCATACAACCATGATTGATGGGTTAGGAGTTGCTGGTTGGGGAGTTGGAGGTATCGAGGCTGAGGCAGCAATGCTTGGCCAG CCCATGAGCATGGTGTTGCCTGGTGTTGTTGGGTTCAAATTATCTGGGAAGTTGCGTGATGGTGTCACAGCAACTGACTTGGTCCTAACTGTTACACAAATGTTGAGGAAGCATGGAGTTGTTGGCAAATTCGTTGAATTTTATG GGGATGGTATGGGAGAACTATCCTTAGCTGACAGGGCTACCATCGCAAACATGTCTCCTGAGTACGGGGCAACCATGGGATTCTTCCCCGTTGACCATGTAACTCTGCAGTATCTGAAGTTGACCGGAAGAAGTGATGAGACT GTGGCGATGATTGAAGCCTACTTACGTGAAAATAAGATGTTTGTTGATTATAATGAG CCTCAACAAGAACGAGTTTACTCATCTTACCTGGAGCTGAATCTCGTGGATGTTGAACCTTGTATCTCAGGACCTAAGAG ACCTCATGATCGGGTTCCTTTGAAAGATATGAAGGCTGATTGGCATTCTTGTCTTGATAACAAAGTTGGCTTCAAG GGTTTTGCTGTACCCAAAGAATCACAAGACAAAGTGACAAAATTTTCATTCCATGGACAGCCAGCTGAACTCAAGCATGGGAGTGTTGTGATTGCTGCCATTACTAGCTGCACCAACACATCGAATCCCAGCGTCATGCTCGGAGCTGCTCTAGTAGCGAAAAAGGCTTGTGAACTTGGATTACAG GTGAAGCCATGGATCAAAACAAGTCTTGCACCTGGCTCCGGCGTTGTCACTAAGTATCTACTTAAAAG TGGACTGCAGAAATACTTGAATGAGCAGGGATTCAACATTGTTGGATATGGATGTACTACTTGTATTGGAAATTCTGGGGACTTGGATGAATCAGTTGGCTCTGCCATCTCAGAAAACG ATATCATTGCTGCTGCCGTACTCTCTGGAAATCGGAACTTTGAAGGGCGTGTTCACCCGTTGACTAGAGCTAATTATCTAGCTTCACCTCCTTTAGTTGTTGCCTATGCTCTCGCTGGCACG GTTGATATTGACTTCGATAAAGAGCCAATTGGAACAGGGAAGGATGGCAAGAGTGTTTACTTCAAAGATATCTGGCCATCCACAGAGGAAATTGCACAG GTTGTCCAATCGAGTGTTTTGCCGGAAATGTTCAAAAGCACTTATGAAGCTATCACAAAGGGCAATCCCATGTGGAACCAGCTCTCTGTTCCTGCTACAACCATGTACAAATGGGACCCCAACTCTACCTACATTCATGAGCCTCCATACTTTAAGGACATGACCATGGATCCTCCTGGAGCCCATGGAGTGAAAGAGGCATACTGCTTGTTGAACTTTGGTGATAGTATTACGACTGACCATATTTCCCCAGCAGGAAGCATCCACAAGGACAGTCCTGCAGCTAAATATCTACTTGAGCGTGGGGTGGACCGCAAAGACTTCAACTCATATGGAAGTCGACGTGGAAATGATGAAGTGATGGCAAGGGGAACTTTTGCCAATATTCGTATTGTTAATAAGCTTTTGAATGGAGAAGTGGGTCCCAGGACAGTTCACATCCCTACAGGAGAGAAGCTTTACGTGTTTGACGCAGCAATG AAATACAAAGCTGCTGGACATGATACCATTGTTCTGGCTGGAGCAGAGTACGGTAGTGGAAGCTCCCGAGATTGGGCAGCCAAAGGGCCCATGCTACTG GGAGTCAAAGCAGTGATTGCAAAAAGTTTCGAGAGAATTCACCGGAGTAATTTGGTGGGTATGGGTATCGTTCCACTCTGCTTCAAGGCTGGTGAGGACGCTGACACATTAGGATTGACTGGTCACGAGCGTTACACCATTGACCTTCCAAGCAATATTACTGAGATTAGGCCTGGCCAAGACGTGACTGTCACAACTGACACGGGCAAATCTTTCACCTGCACTGCCCGCTTCGATACTGAG GTGGAGCTGGCGTATTTCAACCATGGAGGAATTCTTCCGTACGTCATTAGGAATCTTATTAACCAATAA
- the LOC115747624 gene encoding beta-bisabolene synthase-like codes for MALPASSTSFLPSSIRHDQSSPLFFRKPRSSSSFTSSGARFTTHALKIEDREIGRRTANWQPSLWDYGSVQSSLGVDYTEDIYTEQVQRLREEVKGLFDREMKQVAKLEFIDVVQRLGLGYHFEKEIKNALGSIHNNTEDAELSDDLCAASLRFRLLRQHGYMVQQDVFQRFMNKTGTFIKSLIKDVKGLLGLYEASFHGLEGETILDEAWDFASTHLQRINLDEVPTNLASHVRHALDMPIHWRPNRLEARWFMDMYEKQQDMIPSLLRLAKLDFNLVQSVHKKEVSNMARWWVELGANRMSFFRDRLVEAYFASSLMVFEPQYTTFREMNTKICCMVVLIDDVYDIYGTPEELELLTDFIVRWDITEVDRLPPAIRDSFMVLYNTTNEIGYWTMRERGINPIPYMRKAWADECKAYMKEVHWYDKGIKPTLKEYMDIAVDSVAGLITLLASYFLTTDKLMEEGLDYVSKIPSVVYCSSKIFRLNNDLSTSPYELARGDNFKALECLMNETGASEEAAREHIMHHMVRETWKRMNKVAFEDYPVPGLGPFFGACLNLARVSHEFYQYGDGLGLPGHETKDHLLSTIYEPVPLD; via the exons ATGGCTCTTCCAGCATCGTCCACAAGCTTCCTCCCCTCCTCCATCCGCCACGACCAATCCTCTCCCTTATTCTTCAGAAAGcctcgctcctcctcctccttcacctcCTCCGGCGCCCGATTCACGACACACGCTTTGAAAATTGAAGATCGAGAGATTGGGAGGCGTACGGCGAATTGGCAGCCTAGCCTTTGGGACTATGGCTCTGTGCAGTCGTCACTCGGTGTTGATTACACg GAGGATATATATACCGAACAAGTACAGAGGTTAAGGGAAGAAGTCAAGGGTCTTTTCGACAGGGAGATGAAACAGGTGGCCAAGCTCGAGTTCATTGACGTTGTTCAAAGACTAGGACTGGGATACCATTTCGAGAAGGAGATAAAGAACGCTCTCGGTTCCATCCATAACAACACCGAAGATGCTGAGCTTTCGGATGATCTCTGTGCTGCTTCCCTTCGTTTCCGGCTACTCAGGCAACATGGATATATGGTACAGCAAG ATGTGTTCCAAAGGTTTATGAACAAGACGGGCACATTCATCAAATCACTCATTAAGGATGTGAAGGGGCTTCTCGGTCTTTATGAAGCTTCTTTTCATGGATTGGAAGGTGAAACCATACTTGATGAAGCTTGGGACTTTGCTTCTACGCATCTGCAAAGAATAAACCTCGACGAAGTTCCCACAAATTTAGCGAGCCACGTGAGGCATGCATTAGATATGCCGATCCACTGGAGGCCAAATAGGTTGGAGGCTCGGTGGTTCATGGACATGTACGAGAAACAGCAAGACATGATCCCCTCTTTGCTACGTTTGGCTAAATTAGACTTCAATTTAGTGCAGTCAGTCCACAAGAAGGAAGTTAGCAATATGGCAAG ATGGTGGGTTGAACTTGGCGCGAACAGGATGAGCTTCTTTAGGGACAGGCTAGTGGAAGCCTATTTTGCGAGCAGCCTAATGGTTTTTGAACCTCAATATACAACTTTTAGAGAAATGAATACGAAGATCTGTTGTATGGTGGTACTTATCGATGACGTTTATGATATATACGGGACGCCGGAAGAGCTTGAGCTCTTAACAGATTTCATTGTCAG GTGGGACATCACCGAAGTCGATAGGCTTCCTCCAGCAATAAGGGATAGTTTCATGGTCTTATACAACACAACCAACGAAATTGGATATTGgacgatgagagagagagggatcaaCCCCATTCCTTACATGCGGAAAGCG TGGGCCGATGAATGCAAGGCGTACATGAAGGAGGTCCATTGGTACGACAAGGGCATTAAACCGACGCTGAAGGAGTACATGGACATTGCGGTGGATTCAGTCGCCGGGCTGATCACGCTGTTGGCCAGTTACTTCCTAACCACGGataaattgatggaagaggGACTTGATTACGTATCGAAAATCCCGAGTGTCGTGTATTGTTCTTCCAAGATCTTTCGACTCAACAATGATCTCAGTACATCACCG TACGAATTGGCACGAGGAGACAACTTCAAGGCCCTAGAATGCCTCATGAATGAAACCGGTGCTTCGGAAGAGGCTGCGCGGGAACACATCATGCATCATATGGTGCGTGAGACCTGGAAGAGGATGAATAAAGTCGCGTTTGAGGACTACCCAGTTCCCGGGCTTGGGCCTTTCTTCGGTGCTTGTTTGAACTTAGCACGAGTTTCTCATGAATTTTACCAATATGGAGACGGACTCGGCCTTCCCGGTCACGAAACCAAGGACCATCTTCTGTCGACTATATACGAACCCGTGCCCCTCGATTAG